From Bactrocera oleae isolate idBacOlea1 chromosome 4, idBacOlea1, whole genome shotgun sequence:
tttatacatttacttttGTATTGCAGAAAGTATTCAATCTCTGAAGATGTTTTACTCGGAGGCACAAACCGGTACGAATACCTGTGCAGGACCACAACGTGGTGGTTGCGAGCATCTTTGCTTAGCTATATCGTCTACAGAACATGTCTGTCGATGTTCTATCGGTTACAATGTACTCAGTACAAATACTACCCGCTGTGTTGGAAAATCTGAATTCATATTCTATTCAAATCAcgaacttaaaggaattgaacTTTACGATCCCAGCACACTAGACACACAGCTTGAAGAGAAACCAGTGAGTAAACAACTAAGCGCTCTcgattcttaaaaaaataatatgtataaaaaatctttCCTCAACTTGATATCGTTTTTCAGGCTCTAGGCCCGATTTCCCGAATTTCTCTGGCCACTTATATTGACTATGATGTGGATAAAGAGTATTTGTACTGGGGAGACAGTGAACGTGGTACGATCTCGCGTATTAAACGCGATGGTACACAGCGATTTGACCTACTACCTGCCATCGATACCACTGACCCTAAGCAGCAAGATTGGTTAGGCGGAATCGCTGTGGACTGGGTGGCTGGAAATATATACTGGAGCGATATGAAGCGAAATCTAATTGAGGTTGCCCGGCTTGACGGATCTCACCGCCATGTGGTTGTCTCCAGTGTAGAGACACCGACGGCATTAGCTGTTGATCCTGTGCAGGGCTTACTATTCTATGTGGGTAGCGGTATTATTGGTCGAACGGGGCTAGATGGTAGTCAATCATTTATACTGGTTAATCAAACAGGCACAGTTAGCAATCTTATTTTGGACATTGATGCTACCAAAGTATATTGGTGCGACAGTGGATCGAAGAGCATCATGAAAGTGGACTATGATGGCAACCTGAAGACGCCACTACTCAATCACAGTCTTGACAATCCCGTGGCGCTAGCAAAAATTGACGATTACCTGTACTGGGcggacaataacaacaataaaggcAGCATAAAAGTGGCTCCGCTGTCGAATTTATCTGATTTTAAGGATATACTCAAATCGGAGGGAAATTCACTGAAAGATTTAAAGATTTTCTCTCGGCGTGTGCAGAAAGGTTCAAACATGTGCGCAGAAAACAATGGCGGTTGCGAGCAATTGTGTCTATTCAATGGCACTAGCGCTATATGTGCTTGCTCCCACAGCCGAGTAGCAGCGGATGGTTCTTCCTGTGAGCCATATGATAACTTTTTACTGTTCTCGTATCGCAGCACCATCGAGAGTATTCATATGACAGATCATACGAACAAAAATGGACCAATCCATGCGGTACATAACACAACATTTATGAGAAACGTTATAGCTTTAAGCTATGATTACGAGAATAGCGTCATATTTTACTCGGATGTGCAGATGAGCACAATTAATTCGGTACAATTCAATGGCAGTAGAAATCAGGTGTTGGTAAGCCATCAAGGACGCGTCGAGGGCCTCACTTACGACATCGTGAACAAGATGCTCTTTTGGACCTCGAATAATGACGCGTCTATACGTAGTTTGGAGCTGATTCATGTTAGCGAGAACGCTGATAATAATACTCAATTTGTAAAACGAATATTAATGTTGAACTCTAATGACAAACCACGTGGCATTGCCGTAGAACCTTGCATGGGCATGATATATTGGACGAATTGGAACGAAGAGACCCCTTCCATTCAGCGCGCGTACGTTACCGGTTATGGTATCGAGTCCATAATACGTACGGACGTAAAAATGCCGAATGCACTTACGTTAGATTTCGATGAGCATAAATTGTACTGGGCCGATGCACGCCTTGATAAAATCGAGCGTGCTAACTACGATGGTACACATCGTACAGTGCTGGCGCATTCCACGCCAAAGCATGCTTTTTCGATGGCCGTTTATGGTGACTTGCTGTTCTGGACTGATTGGGTGTTACATGCTGTTGTACGCGCAAGCAAATACTCAGGCGCGGATGTGGTGTTCTTGAGAGAGAATATCGATCGACCGATGGGAATTATCGCGGTGCAAAATACCACAATCAATTGCGACTCGAATCAGTGCAAAATATTGAACGGTGGATGCGAGGATGTGTGCATACTAAGTAAGAATGGAACGGCCAGTTGTCAGTGCTCAAGAGGCACCTTGGCACCGGATGGACGCCGTTGTTTACTTTTGCCGAATATAAACTGTGATAAGAATCAATTTTCATGTGTATCGGGCGAATGTATACCATTAGAGTTGACGTGCGACAACATTACACATTGCCTCGATGGTTCAGACGAGCGCCGCAGTTACTGTATACTACGAGAGTGTCCAGCACGTTTCTTCATGTGCAACAATCATCGCTGTATACCGCAGAATAAAACATGTGACGGCATACAACAATGTGGTGATGGCTCAGATGAATCGGAGCTGGTTTGTAAATGTGAACCCGACAAATTCCGTTGCAACAGTGGCGAGTGCATCTCCATGCGGTTCGTTTGTGATAATGTGCGCGACTGCAAGGATTTTAGCGATGAGAAACACTGTCCGCCGCGAGAATGTCCCCGTGGAGACGTGCTATTTGAGCACTGTGTCAACTCAACGGCTTGCTTCATGCCATCTTGGCGATGTGATGGCGACAATGACTGTCCGGACGGCAGTGACGAAATGAATTGCGAAAATGTGCATAAGGTTGCCTGTGGACCCGGTCAGTTTCAATGTCCTAATGGGCTTTGCATAAATGAGAAATGGCGTTGTGATGGTGAAAACGACTGCAAAGATGTCAAGGGCGGGTTAAGTGCCGATGAGGTTGGTTGTAAGATGCAGTGTCGTAAGAATGAGTTCCATTGTGGCAATACGTGTATACCAAGTAGTTGGCAGTGCGATGGCAAACCGGATTGCGAGGACGGCACGGACGAGGGTGCACAGTGCCCGAACAGAGCTTGTCGACCACATTTCTTCCAATGCAAATCATCGGGACGATGTATACCGCAGAAATGGGTGTGCGATGGTGAGCACGATTGCCCAGCACCAGGTAGCGAAGATGAGGGTAAGCATTGTGCAGCGGGATCGGTATCACATGAACTCGATTGCTTACCACCGTCTTTTCTCTGTTCGAGTGGCATGTGTTTGGACCGTCGTTATGTTTGTGATGGAGACCATGATTGTCCTGATGGAGATGATGAATATGAAAATTGCGAACCGTTCCTGCAAGCGCAAGTCTGTGATAATGACACAGATTTCCAATGCCACGACTTGCAATGTATTTCTAAAAATCTTACATGCGATACAAAACCCGACTGTACGGATGGCTCCGACGAAGATGCACAGCTTTGCGCGCACTCACATAATTTGTGTCAAGGGCCCGATGACTTCCGTTGCAGTAATGGCGCCTGCATTGCCACAGATTTGGTGTGCGACGGGCGAAACGATTGTGCCGATTTTTCAGATGAGGAACTGTGCAATATAGACGAATGTGTTATTCCCGATCTGTGCGAGCACAAATGTGTGGATAAAGTTATTGGTTTTGAATGTCAGTGCAACCCTGGTTACAAGCTGCTTGCTTCCAATCAACATTTATGTGACGATATAGATGAGTGTCATGAGCAACATCCTTGCTCACAGATCTGTGTAAACACATACGGGTCTTACAAGTGTTTGTGCGGCAAAGGCTATGAATTGGTGGACCACAACACATGTAAAGCAACAAGCAACGAAACCGTAAAGTTCATTTTTGCTAATCGTTACTATATTCGCCAAGTGGACATGCGCGGTAATGGCTCCATACTCATTCACCAGTTGTCTAACGTGGTCGCCTTGGACTTTGATTGGGAGACGAAGTGTCTTTATTGGTCCGATGTGACTTCAACAGTGGGTATGATAAAGCGGCATTGCCCTGctgaaaacaaaacaagtaCATTACACCAAGCGATGGTGAAGAATCCAGATGGCTTGGCCGTAGATTGGGTCGGTAAGAATTTGTATTGGTGCGACAAAGGTTTAGACACGATCGAAGTCTCAAAATTGGATGGTAAATATCGGCGTGTGCTAATCAATGAAAATTTACGTGAACCACGCGGTGTTGCATTGGATCCCTTCAACCGTCATATATTCTGGTCAGATTGGGGCGATAATCCACACATTGGCAAAGCCGGCATGGACGGATCTAACCCGCGTATGATAGTAAGAGAGAACTTGGGTTGGCCGAATGCGCTCACCATTTCCTTTGAAACGAATGAACTTTTTTGGGGTGACGCGCGTGAAGACACCATTTCTGTATCCGACTTAGATGGTAAAAATGTACGTATATTGCTAGCGCGCAGTATCAATCCACAATTAAACTTGCACCACATCTTCGCCATCGCAGTGTGGGAGGATAAAATATATTGGTCCGATTGGGAGACAAAGTCAATTGAATATTGCAATAAATATAACGGGCAAAATTGCTCCACGCTTGTGACTATCATTCATCGGCCAATGGATCTACGAGTCTACCATCCATACAGGCAGCAACAGCCGTCAACAACCAATCCTTGCCTAACAGCCGGTTGCGCTACTCTGTGCTTGCTATCACCGGAGGCGCCACACTACAAGTGCGCCTGTCCGAACAATTTTGTATTGGGCGAAGATGGAAAGTCATGTCACGCCAATTGTACAGCGGCTCACTTTGAATGTGCGAATACATATAAGTGCATTCCTTTCTACTGGAAGTGTGATACGCAAGACGACTGTGGCGATGGCAGCGATGAACCAGTCACTTGCCCGGCATTCCACTGCGATCCAGGACAGTATCAATGCGACAATAAGAAATGTATTTACCCTTCGGCTATTTGTGATAACGTCAATAACTGTGGAGATGGTTCGGATGAGCGTAATTGCGAGAAATTCACTTGCTTCGAGAATTACATGAAATGCGAGGCATCGACGAACACGAGCGCATTCTGTATAAGCAATGGAAAGAAATGCGATGGTGTAAACGATTGTCCGAATGGTGAGGACGAGACTGGTTGTACACCGCTCGTCTGCAATAAAGAGCAGTTTCAGTGTGGTAATAATCGTTGTGTGCCATACGTGTGGGTATGTGATGGAGACACCGATTGTGCGGATAAATCGGACGAGGAAGGTTGTGATTTGGTTACATGTGAGCCAAGCGATTTCCAGTAAGTTTAAGATTACCGTCAAAGCCGAGTACTTGACATTTGCataatatttgcttttcagaTGTAATTCAGGTCGCTGCATACCGATGGCTTGGCGTTGTGACGGCGAGAACGACTGTCCGAATGGCGAGGATGAACCACCTACCTGCCATTCGTCGAAGGAGAGCTGCGACCCCACCTACTTCAAGTGCAATAACTCTAAATGCATACCTGGACGTTGGCGTTGTGATTATGAGAACGACTGTGGTGACGGCAGCGATGAGCTGAACTGTCAGATGCGCAACTGCTCCGAGAGTGAATTCCGTTGCGGCACCGGAAAGTGCATAAAGCACGATTATCGCTGCGATGGTGAAATCCATTGTGATGACAGCAGCGATGAGATTAACTGCAACATTACATGCAAGGCGAACCAGTTCAAATGTGCCGcatttaatacttgtataaataagtAGGTGCCTCTGCGGTTTTAACGAAACGTTGTGCTTATAACTTATACTTTTCATATCTTAGACAATATCAATGTGATGGTGATGACGATTGCCCGGACGGTTCGGACGAGGTGAATTGCACTTGTCCAACCAATTATTTCACATGTGCCAACGGCAAGTGTATAATGTCGAGATGGAAGTGTGATGGCTGGGACGATTGTACTGATGGTAGTGATGAAAGCATCGCCACTTGTGCGCACGAGCATTGTCATGCCAATGCTTTCAAGTAAGTGCTGGATAGAAAGTCTACAATGGCAATAAGCATCTTATGTTGTATGCGTTTACAGGTGCTCCAATTTGAAATGTATTCGCAAATCGGCTCTATGTGACGGTGTGAATGATTGCGTAAATTCTGAGGATGAGTCAGATGAGGTTTGTGCCGCGCTACCGAAGTGTCGGCACGATCAATTTCAGTGCGAGAATGATGATTGCATATCGAAAGCGTTCCGCTGTGATGGCCAATATAACTGTATAGATGGTTCGGATGAGATGAACTGCCAGCCACCGGTTTGCGGTTTTGGAACATGCTCACAGATCTGTATTGAGAAAAAAGCCGGCCACTACAATTGCAAGTGCACGGAGGGTTATCAGAAAGGATCAAAGAAAAACGACACCTGCTTGGCTTCAGGTATATTCGTTAGGCTCCATTTTAAGGGCAATAATATTTGGCgtttattttacattaatataaacaatttattttattgtaattggcGTTGGTGTAGGTCCTGAACAAATACTTTTACTCGCCTCTGAACAAGAGTTCCGTTTCATTTTGCCTGCCAAACAAGAGGGCACCACTGTGGTGGGTTTCTTTCAGACAGATAGCTTAAAAATCGACGTTTTCGACATACTGATCCGAACGAAAGATACACTCCTCTTCTGGATTGATTCCCATCATGGTAAAGTGCATACTATGAAAATTGCAACTCCACATGCTGAAACGGGTACGCGCATGCGCAGAGATCTGAAGGAGTTGACGGCTTTTAATGTGAGAATTAACGATACGTAAAATAGaatagaaattaatatttaacgttttttctacaCAGATACCTGATCTGAACGATCCCAAGTCACTTGCTGTGGATTGGATTACCCAAATGGTTTATATAATAGATTCGCGACATAATCAAATTATTGCTACGGACATTGATGgtaaaaaatacatttcattGGCGTCGACCGGCATGAATCCCACCGATATTGTACTTGAGCCGGAATCGCGTATTATGATTTGGTCCACACTGGAAAATGGCATTTTGGTGGCATCACTCGATGGTACCAACAAGAAGAGTTTGGTCGAGCGCGATGTTGGCTGGCCCATTAGTTTGTCGATTGACTATCCTACTGGCCGCTTGTATTGGGCTGATTACCGCAAAGGCACAATCGAGACATGCAGATTAAATGGCAAAGATCGAAATGTAGTGCGGCGGTTTTCGAACAAAGGTACGTACATAACTTCTAAGGGTTAAACGTTTTGCACATTTctgtcataaatatatttacagaaAAGCCACAGAAAATTGATGTCTTTGAGGATTATCTATATATCAAGTTGTATGATCAGAGCATTattaaaatgaacaaatttGGTGTGGACAACGGCACGTATTTGCTAAAAGGATATCGCTCATCGGATATTGGTATACTGCATCCACTAAAACAAAATCGCAACAGTAAGTACTAtccaatatacatacacaaactcGTAAATGCCGGTGGAGATGCCAATTGTAATCTCTCTGTCATTTCAGTCACAAATCCTTGTGCAAAAGAACCGTGTAAAATGAAACGCGCGCTCTGCATACTTTCCTCAGAGGCCCGTAATGGCTTCGCCTGCAAATGTCCCAACGATCTGATAATGGTGGACGATGCGTGTAAGGCACATAGTGAGGTTCCCGATTATTGTCCACTAAAGTGTAACCTAGGTACTTGCAAAGTGATTGATCATGTGCCGAAATGCATCTGCCAGCCACAATTTGAGGGTGAGCTGTGTGAGCACTCGCGTTGTTCAGGTTACTGTTTAAACTATGGACTCTGCACAGTGGCGCCCCAGTTGCCCGGCTCGTCTGAGCCACCACCATTGAAATGTAGCTGCACGCCTGGCTGGTCCGGTCCGCGTTGTGAGACCTCGGTACCGGAATGCCAGAGCCGCTGTCACAATGGCGGTTCGTGCCTAATCACGGACGAAGGTATGAAATGCACTTGCCCGGAATTGTATTTCGGTGAACAGTGTGAGCATTGCGTGAACTTGACCTGTGCTAATGGTGGAATCTGTCGTGAAACTTTAACTGGCACTACACAGTGTGAATGTCCCGATGGGTGAGTGCGCATGCGTAATGGCTATAAATCGAACATTACTAATATATACTGCCTTTTTATTTACTCCTTAACAATAGTTTCACGGGAAAGCGTTGCGAGGTGAACGTTTGTGATGGTTTCTGTAAGAATCAGGGAGTTTGCAGCATTGGCACCAAAGGTGGCCCACAATGCCAATGCGTAGTGGGCTACTATGGCGAACAATGTGAATCCGACTCTTGTCAGACATACTGCTTGAACGGTGGTGTATGTACCGAACGAGATCAGCGCTTGACGTGTAGCTGCGGTGATCGCTTTGAAGGCGAGCGCTGCGAAACCGACTTGTGCAAAACTGCAACACCACCACACTGTAAGTAACGGTCTCTTGTGGACCACCTAATGTTTTCATATTAAATGACAAAATATCACAACTGtcgtaatttgttttaaaacagTTTGCGATGAATCCGAATTGCCATCACGTAATCCCTGCACTGGCATCATATGCCAGAATAGCGGGACATGCCACGTTATCAAAGACATGGCCATGTGCAACTGCACCGATCAATGGAATGGCGAGTTTTGTGAGGTAAGCGAACtctttcacatacacacacatatgtgtgtttgtacatACTAAGCTGGGAAGCTGAGCTAATTGCATTTACTATTGCAGCGGCTGGTTGCCGAGGAGAATCCCTGCATTGGCTATTGCAGGAATAGTGGGGTTTGTCATTTGGATGCGTATACTGTGCCACATTGTAGTTGTATTGGTGAATGGGAGGGTGATGACTGTAACACGCCGCCGAAATGCGTTAGCAGCTGTGGCGTTTGCCGTACGGGCAGCTCAATTAATGAATGCCTGTAAGTATGCACCAGCGTCAAATTGATTTCTACTAttgatttacatatttatttcatgacTTGTAGCTGTTCAAGCGGTAAAATCACGCCATGCTTGGCCGAAAGTGCGGACAATGTGAATATTGAGCGTCAGCAAGGGCAGGAACACACAGCGAATGTACTATCGATATTAGCGGTGGTGTTGTCTGTCGCCATATTACTACTAACGCTCTTCGGGGGAGCGATATATTTCCTAAAGTAAGTGCATACAACTAATTGCTATAAAATACTAAGTAAGAAAGTTAAATGGAGGAATTGCGGTTTGAgttaaatattacatattacctatacatacatacagacagatcTATAATCCatctatattaatatataatttgtctATTATTAAACATTTGCAGGAAGCATCGCATATCACAGCCATTTTCACATGCACGTCTCACCGATAATGTGGAAATAATGCTAACGAATCCAATGTACAGAGGCGATGCAGATGAGACGCCAGCCTTCGTGCACGAGGACGACAAGGTAGCATTATACAGCAGTGAAATTAAGTTACTTTTCTTTCAACTCTTGTTCTTGTTTGTATTCAGGGTAATTTCGCGAATCCCGTATATGAATCCATGTACGCGGATGCAATTGTCGAGCCGGCGGCGGTGGTTGAGAATGTTTTGAATACGGCACCTGATGAACGCAAGGGCTTGCTGCAGCACTCACACGACGACACAACTACACCAGACATTCTTTGATGATTAACTACGAACGAAATGTGTTAATCTGGGGATCACCTCAATCGTATAGGTTAGAAGAGTAAGAAAAGTAAGAAAAGTTTAATAGCAAAGCAAAATGCTATGTAGCACCAACAACTTTCACAAGCAGCCATTTAAATAGCACATATACGAACACACTGCtatttaaatacacatacatacatgtaaaggACTGATAGCGTAacgattttttgtatttattagttTTCCATGTGGGAAATGCTATTTTCTCAATTAGCGTGATTAATCGGTTTAATACAAAGATGGTGTTTTAgagttaaaatgaaaaatgtcaATAACAAATTATAGGATAAAATTAGCAGATTCATTGTACAATCAAGCACAGTGTGCAGTGCATATTGAAGCAATGTTTTGTAAATAGTCAATAACTAATTAGGCTGGTGTTAGTCGAGCTTAAAAATAGCATATCAACGCCAGGcagttatttgtatgtatgtagttagtaACTAAGGAAGGGCAATGTATGTGtttgaaattgtatattttatattttacgttttaattttttttttcgttgaaaACAAACGCCGTAGTTAAGCCAATGACGAGGTAGCAAATTAATCGAATTATGAAACGAATAACTGTGAATAATCTTGCTATTTGCCTTATGTGCATTTTCttacttatttcttttttttgatattttatatttacatatatgcgccaaagtgttaaaattgttaattcTTCACAGAAAATTGAAATTGTGTAGGAAAAAAGGGATATAAcggcatacgtacatatgtatgcagcaatctcttgttgttgttgtagcggtagaACTCCGCCGAGTTGGCCGGCTAAAAAtgcgggtccgttccggttacgtaaacCCGGTATGTAGCAGTCTCATTGGGTGTGGTCAATTGATACAAGTAATAGTGCTATATTGAACCTTATTGCCATGCCTGATAAACGATTTTCGTTGAAGCTTCATTAATAAACTAGTCTTTTAAATTCGTACAGCTATTATTCTCAAAGAAGctctttaaatatatgtacatatacgtatatttgtACAATTGGTGCATTTATATACAACCGCAGAAGGTCTTCAAGAAGCCACATACCCGGAATATTCCAAAAagcattttattgtaaataactCCAAAAATGAATGAAGACTTGTATATGCCATTACCtgtaagattaatttttattttaatacaatacaaatGACTGTTTACTTCGTCGTAGACTAGAATCGATAACGAATATGTTTAAAGACTTTAAATAggtactaatatacatacatatataatatacatacaacatATTTACTGGTTAAGAAACGAACAAATGCTTgcatttaaatgaaatcgtgagaTTCTTCAATagatttaagtttaaatttacaaatatgcaCACATTACTATATACTAAGCTATAAATGCTCCCATTGCTCCCAtgcatgaatatgtatgtatggatgctTGATTTTTGAGATGGCAACCCGCCAGTACGGCATGAGTGAAGTATGCTGTACCGGTGATCTGGTACATTATCACTAACTAGTGAGCTAGTCAA
This genomic window contains:
- the LRP1 gene encoding prolow-density lipoprotein receptor-related protein 1 isoform X2, which encodes MILFGLICLSVLAVDARDLAASSEAAYGSKTATTSGPEMFTRTLNETRTCPSTYFTCTDGGCIPMRWKCDSKPDCADGSDEPSECVNASKCNEGQFQCTRSRKCIPNNWVCDSEYDCGEFDTSDETNCHSDEQKCLPYQSECNNGVCLEISRFCDGTWDCDSDELKCDKQDTECANLNCSFNCKLTSRDGPTCYCPPGQVAVNGTQCADFDECGVEGTCDQLCRNTPGSFECSCVSGYSRQKNRCLAINVPPSENASLVFFTQTDMRRVDSNGELQDHFVSGEVSAIEIWHRNRTVCAMYSSAWTTVSMRCHRIDDLNANWLMPLPEMVGSMHSIDKLLLDWISGNWYFLNNERSVVFMCTNSMQYCNLLLEDVLNPSSLVLDPTKGFLFFTEWGPSLSRVTLDGRNRTILVSTQIYYPSRMTLDLPNEHIYWIDIYKDFIERVDYEGRNRWAMKKTADTHVVLKSLHAVEVFENTVYIAPWVDTVIVKINKFTLKAEEIVKDAERPYDFRVFHRQKQPEVAHQCRDNNGDCSQICVPLWTKNFATALCQCTAGYKLRNRTDCVQLNNNKFLLYAKERLSSITGVSLNVLEVQQLLKRDEHTDAIVPLYNITRPLSIDINVHDKLIYFVVMKASSYALYSHSIVSGRRTVLANGSDSSSILAYDWIAQHMYWGEGKSLRVAPTKNMSNIFTLPLAEMPISLVLHPAEGMLYFTSWRGDAKGKIYSAWLDGTHKKVLAESVKDMPMSWPLSLSIDRRGKKIYWCDVKTNSIERMNVDGSQRTLLFKDAEYEPISVAFHNGVVFWADKKKGTIHRFTVNSHTVKTASKSSQMGVHLLERGDITLLKVYDAESQPAPVAVNACATSKCPGICLNTPQGPVCRCPDNFTLNANGLQCIPQVMLSEPSENCTSGFQCHKSKQCVNTKDVCDGFDDCNDGSDESSISNGPCNINKCDLNLHFVCNNRCYQRALLCSSIVYCKDGTDQQNCETHTCNNNEFTCAKSGKCIQLSWVNDGVADCGPDDSSDEMTEFDIEEKCPEFDCKNGKCRPFSDVCDGIDQCGDNSDERGCEFECGRDEHYCVPIGCYGELHMCDGIQDCVDFSDEANCNETKSDNHPIDLGDVHACGSKEFGCKDPFECIPAFLRCDGIPHCFDKSDELNCTTLNASRADFNETIFSCEAPDRLCAVSNKCISVHQLCDGNIDCEDTTDEGYFCADKMCDKTNECSHYCHNAPEGFVCSCPPHMFLQPNRRRCSMQHACEHWDTCSQICETVGKVYECKCHEGYDLEYDRFSCKSTAFDEPYVIFTNRQEIRGVNLRKSVVSNFYTSLRNTIALDFLYNNESVQIFWTDVIDDKIYRGSLVGESLRKVEAVVHSGLSTTEGLAVDWIGLNLYWVDSNLDQIEVAKLNGSFRRTLVAGAMESPRAIALDPREGLLFWTDWDDNFPRIERCSMAGEYRRTISTTSQVSAGWPNGLTLDYTQKRVYWVDAKSDSISTIKYDGSDHHLVVRDKDILSHPFAISVFENYVYWTDWRTTSVIRANKWNGSNIQVIQRTQTQPFGIQVLHSSRQPRGVNPCGNNNGGCSHLCLLTIKKGYKCECPHIMRLDPSDHRTCVPNEQVLLFIMGDEIRGIDLMQPNHHTIPTIRQSPQVLAPQRIDFTVDDSRIYWSDIQLNEIKTAGISNGLIDTIINTDIQKPYGFAIDWIARHMYFSTGKTKCQILASNLKGEFVTEIHRDLNLVESIALNPAKGKMYWIHSERDSELWLIEQSNLDGSSRSVIFQHNKTLLSLTMDFDSQRLYYVYDNSGIAYYDIVRKTVIETLQSSEIMTISSVTVYNGTIYFPENIQSAIMSCGKDSCHNMTSVRTNTKSIQSLKMFYSEAQTGTNTCAGPQRGGCEHLCLAISSTEHVCRCSIGYNVLSTNTTRCVGKSEFIFYSNHELKGIELYDPSTLDTQLEEKPALGPISRISLATYIDYDVDKEYLYWGDSERGTISRIKRDGTQRFDLLPAIDTTDPKQQDWLGGIAVDWVAGNIYWSDMKRNLIEVARLDGSHRHVVVSSVETPTALAVDPVQGLLFYVGSGIIGRTGLDGSQSFILVNQTGTVSNLILDIDATKVYWCDSGSKSIMKVDYDGNLKTPLLNHSLDNPVALAKIDDYLYWADNNNNKGSIKVAPLSNLSDFKDILKSEGNSLKDLKIFSRRVQKGSNMCAENNGGCEQLCLFNGTSAICACSHSRVAADGSSCEPYDNFLLFSYRSTIESIHMTDHTNKNGPIHAVHNTTFMRNVIALSYDYENSVIFYSDVQMSTINSVQFNGSRNQVLVSHQGRVEGLTYDIVNKMLFWTSNNDASIRSLELIHVSENADNNTQFVKRILMLNSNDKPRGIAVEPCMGMIYWTNWNEETPSIQRAYVTGYGIESIIRTDVKMPNALTLDFDEHKLYWADARLDKIERANYDGTHRTVLAHSTPKHAFSMAVYGDLLFWTDWVLHAVVRASKYSGADVVFLRENIDRPMGIIAVQNTTINCDSNQCKILNGGCEDVCILSKNGTASCQCSRGTLAPDGRRCLLLPNINCDKNQFSCVSGECIPLELTCDNITHCLDGSDERRSYCILRECPARFFMCNNHRCIPQNKTCDGIQQCGDGSDESELVCKCEPDKFRCNSGECISMRFVCDNVRDCKDFSDEKHCPPRECPRGDVLFEHCVNSTACFMPSWRCDGDNDCPDGSDEMNCENVHKVACGPGQFQCPNGLCINEKWRCDGENDCKDVKGGLSADEVGCKMQCRKNEFHCGNTCIPSSWQCDGKPDCEDGTDEGAQCPNRACRPHFFQCKSSGRCIPQKWVCDGEHDCPAPGSEDEGKHCAAGSVSHELDCLPPSFLCSSGMCLDRRYVCDGDHDCPDGDDEYENCEPFLQAQVCDNDTDFQCHDLQCISKNLTCDTKPDCTDGSDEDAQLCAHSHNLCQGPDDFRCSNGACIATDLVCDGRNDCADFSDEELCNIDECVIPDLCEHKCVDKVIGFECQCNPGYKLLASNQHLCDDIDECHEQHPCSQICVNTYGSYKCLCGKGYELVDHNTCKATSNETVKFIFANRYYIRQVDMRGNGSILIHQLSNVVALDFDWETKCLYWSDVTSTVGMIKRHCPAENKTSTLHQAMVKNPDGLAVDWVGKNLYWCDKGLDTIEVSKLDGKYRRVLINENLREPRGVALDPFNRHIFWSDWGDNPHIGKAGMDGSNPRMIVRENLGWPNALTISFETNELFWGDAREDTISVSDLDGKNVRILLARSINPQLNLHHIFAIAVWEDKIYWSDWETKSIEYCNKYNGQNCSTLVTIIHRPMDLRVYHPYRQQQPSTTNPCLTAGCATLCLLSPEAPHYKCACPNNFVLGEDGKSCHANCTAAHFECANTYKCIPFYWKCDTQDDCGDGSDEPVTCPAFHCDPGQYQCDNKKCIYPSAICDNVNNCGDGSDERNCEKFTCFENYMKCEASTNTSAFCISNGKKCDGVNDCPNGEDETGCTPLVCNKEQFQCGNNRCVPYVWVCDGDTDCADKSDEEGCDLVTCEPSDFQCNSGRCIPMAWRCDGENDCPNGEDEPPTCHSSKESCDPTYFKCNNSKCIPGRWRCDYENDCGDGSDELNCQMRNCSESEFRCGTGKCIKHDYRCDGEIHCDDSSDEINCNITCKANQFKCAAFNTCINKQYQCDGDDDCPDGSDEVNCTCPTNYFTCANGKCIMSRWKCDGWDDCTDGSDESIATCAHEHCHANAFKCSNLKCIRKSALCDGVNDCVNSEDESDEVCAALPKCRHDQFQCENDDCISKAFRCDGQYNCIDGSDEMNCQPPVCGFGTCSQICIEKKAGHYNCKCTEGYQKGSKKNDTCLASGPEQILLLASEQEFRFILPAKQEGTTVVGFFQTDSLKIDVFDILIRTKDTLLFWIDSHHGKVHTMKIATPHAETGTRMRRDLKELTAFNIPDLNDPKSLAVDWITQMVYIIDSRHNQIIATDIDGKKYISLASTGMNPTDIVLEPESRIMIWSTLENGILVASLDGTNKKSLVERDVGWPISLSIDYPTGRLYWADYRKGTIETCRLNGKDRNVVRRFSNKEKPQKIDVFEDYLYIKLYDQSIIKMNKFGVDNGTYLLKGYRSSDIGILHPLKQNRNITNPCAKEPCKMKRALCILSSEARNGFACKCPNDLIMVDDACKAHSEVPDYCPLKCNLGTCKVIDHVPKCICQPQFEGELCEHSRCSGYCLNYGLCTVAPQLPGSSEPPPLKCSCTPGWSGPRCETSVPECQSRCHNGGSCLITDEGMKCTCPELYFGEQCEHCVNLTCANGGICRETLTGTTQCECPDGFTGKRCEVNVCDGFCKNQGVCSIGTKGGPQCQCVVGYYGEQCESDSCQTYCLNGGVCTERDQRLTCSCGDRFEGERCETDLCKTATPPHFCDESELPSRNPCTGIICQNSGTCHVIKDMAMCNCTDQWNGEFCERLVAEENPCIGYCRNSGVCHLDAYTVPHCSCIGEWEGDDCNTPPKCVSSCGVCRTGSSINECLCSSGKITPCLAESADNVNIERQQGQEHTANVLSILAVVLSVAILLLTLFGGAIYFLKKHRISQPFSHARLTDNVEIMLTNPMYRGDADETPAFVHEDDKGNFANPVYESMYADAIVEPAAVVENVLNTAPDERKGLLQHSHDDTTTPDIL